One genomic region from Paramormyrops kingsleyae isolate MSU_618 chromosome 24, PKINGS_0.4, whole genome shotgun sequence encodes:
- the rad50 gene encoding DNA repair protein RAD50 yields MSKIEKMSILGVRSFGVEDKDKQVISFFTPLTVLVGPNGAGKTTIIECLKYITSGDFPPGSKGNTFVHDPKDAHETDVRAQIRLQLRDVNGEPLAVQRSMQCTQKGKKTEFKTLEGVITRFKHGEKVSLSSKCAEIDREMITALGVSKAVLNNVIFCHQEESNWPLSEGKALKQKFDEIFSATRYIKVLETLRQLRLKQANCVKSCQLELKYLKQNKEKAQEIRDALTSKESQLAASKESVRRIESQIEPLENRLMDIDTNLGKVMKLDNDIKALESRKKQMEEDNRELEEKMEQVFQGTDEQLQEMYQNHQKTVREKEKQLAERQREVERVGRECQQLNRQKSELLVEQGRLQLQADRQAQSVKSRDAQVKALASLLEMDGYDRTPFNERQLQSFHRQVKERQDKENEAIDQDMRELQEKEASKQNSIDEIRDKKTGLERTIELKTDMLNKKQQELRNIKGDLHKLEGSSSRLQELEQELAKAERDLENATRGSNVDALKEEVLALQKEKGELDKAQRKLDQEMEILNTHTTTRTQMEMLKKDKMDKEEQVRKIKSRHNEDLVSLLGYFPNKRQLEDWIHSKNKDIRSTREKLIKLNKDLASSEQNKTHSAGLIKQKEQQLSSYEERLFNVCGSQDFESDLSKLQDELEKSSKQRAMLAGATAVYTQFISQLTEEEAEPCCPVCQRTFPSEAELQDVIGDLQSKLRLVPDKLKNTEQDLRRKERKRDEMMGLKPIRQSLSELQERDLPELRNKLQGINRSIEKLKNDTEEQETLLSALMTEEETAKACLQDIALMDRYQLDLKEVERKIAQHAAKLLGVDLNRTIQQVNQEKQETQHRLDTISSKIELKRKLIQDQQDQIQALKSSVNEAKSEMLLISSNMQQQQQLENQCVEFTTEIQTLHRDIRDAKEQVQPLATTLEKLQQEKQDLIERRKKMMQEGQEKINGIKEKVKNITLHEKEIQSYIRDGKDEYKEQKEAELQEITTQLHEAEKQREKINKDIGNIRQDIDTQKVQERWLQDNLTLRKRMEELLEVSEKRAALVKEMGDMKVLQLRKERREVEQRLEDLKKNRSVAVGRQKGFEEEILHFRKELREDQYGQAEERFRDKMIVMRTTELANKDLDIYYKALDQTIMKFHSMKMEEINKIIRDLWRSTYRGQDIEYIEIRSDVDENASAAVKRRTYNYRVVMVKGDTALDMRGRCSAGQKVLASLIIRLALAETFCLNCGILALDEPTTNLDRENIESLAHALVEIIKSRSRQRNFQLLIITHDEDFVELLGRSNYVEHFYRIKKNIDQCSEISRCSVSSLSSDLH; encoded by the exons ATGTCTAAAATTGAGAAGATGAGCATCCTGGGTGTAAGGAGTTTTGGCGTGGAGGATAAGGACAAACAAGTAATATCATTCTTTACACCTCTGACTGTGTTGGTGGGACCCAACGGTGCCGGAAAAACG ACCATCATTGAGTGTTTGAAATACATAACATCGGGAGACTTCCCCCCCGGCAGCAAAGgaaatacttttgtccatgatCCAAAG GATGCTCACGAAACGGACGTACGGGCCCAGATCCGCCTGCAGTTACGGGACGTCAACGGCGAGCCACTGGCCGTACAGAGGTCCATGCAGTGCACCCAGAAGGGCAAGAAGACCGAGTTCAAAACACTGGAAGGTGTCATAACGAGGTTCAA GCACGGGGAGAAGGTCAGCCTCAGCTCAAAGTGCGCCGAAATTGACCGCGAGATGATCACGGCGCTGGGGGTTTCCAAAGCGGTCCTCAACAACGTAATCTTCTGCCATCAAGAGGAATCCAACTGGCCACTGAGTGAGGGGAAAGCCCTCAAACAGAAGTTCGATGAGATATTTTCCGCTACGAG GTACATTAAAGTGTTGGAGACCCTGCGGCAGCTGAGGCTGAAACAGGCCAACTGCGTCAAGTCCTGCCAGCTGGAGCTGAAGTACCTGAAGCAGAACAAGGAGAAAGCCCAGGAGATACGGGACGCGCTCACCAGCAAGGAGTCGCAGCTGGCTGCCTCAAAGGAGAGTGTGCGGCGCATCGAGAGCCAGATCGAGCCTCTGGAG AATCGGCTGATGGACATTGATACTAATCTGGGCAAAGTGATGAAGCTGGACAACGACATCAAGGCCCTGGAGAGCCGAAAGAAGCAGATGGAGGAGGACAAtcgggagctggaggagaagatgGAGCAG GTGTTTCAGGGTACGGATGAGCAGCTGCAGGAAATGTACCAGAACCACCAGAAGACCGTGCGGGAGAAGGAGAAGCAGCTTGCGGAGCGCCAGCGTGAGGTGGAGCGGGTCGGCCGGGAGTGCCAGCAGCTGAACCGCCAGAAGTCCGAGCTCCTGGTAGAGCAAG GGCGTCTGCAGCTGCAGGCGGACCGCCAGGCCCAGAGCGTGAAGAGCCGCGACGCCCAGGTGAAAGCGCTGGCGTCCCTCTTGGAGATGGATGGTTACGACAGGACCCCTTTCAACGAGAGGCAGCTGCAGAGCTTCCACCGGCAAGTGAAGGAGAGACAGGACAAGGAGAACGAGGCCATCGACCAAGACATG CGAGAACTGCAAGAGAAGGAGgcatcaaaacaaaacagcattgACGAGATTCGGGACAAGAAGACCGGATTGGAGCGCACCATCGAGCTGAAGACCGACATGCTGAACAAGAAGCAGCAGGAACTGAGGAACATCAAAGGGGACCTTCACAAGCTGGAGGGCTCTTCGTCGCGCctgcaggagctggagcaggagctggCCAAAGCG GAGCGAGACCTGGAGAACGCTACGCGGGGCTCGAACGTCGACGCGCTGAAGGAGGAGGTGCTGGCCCTCCAGAAGGAGAAGGGGGAGCTGGACAAAGCTCAGCGCAAGCTGGACCAGGAGATGGAGATACTGAACACTCACACCACGACTCGCACGCAGATGGAGATGCTCAAAAAGGACAAG ATGGATAAAGAAGAACAAGTGAGGAAAATTAAGTCCCGGCACAATGAGGACTTGGTCTCCCTGCTGGGATACTTTCCCAACAAAAGACAGCTGGAGGATTGGATCCATTCCAAGAACAAAGACATTCGCTCCACGCGGGAAAAGCTCATCAAGCTGAA CAAAGACCTGGCCTCCAGCGAGCAGAACAAGACCCACAGCGCGGGGCTGATCAAGCAGAAGGAGCAGCAGCTGTCCAGCTACGAGGAGCGGCTCTTCAACGTGTGCGGCAGCCAGGACTTCGAGAGCGACCTCAGCAAGCTGCAGGATGAGCTGGAGAAGAGCTCCAAGCAGAGAG CCATGCTGGCAGGTGCCACGGCCGTCTACACGCAGTTCATCAGCCAGCTGACggaggaggaggcggagccCTGCTGCCCCGTGTGCCAGCGCACCTTCCCGTCGGAGGCCGAGCTGCAGGACGTCATCGGCGACCTGCAGTCCAAGCTACGACTGGTGCCCGACAAGCTGAAGAACACGGAGCAGGACCTGCGGAGGAAGGAGAGGAAGCGCGACGAGATGATGGGCCTCAAGCCCATTCG GCAGTCTCTGTCCGAGCTGCAGGAGCGGGACCTGCCGGAGCTGCGCAACAAGCTGCAAGGCATCAACCGCAGCATCGAGAAGCTGAAGAACGACACGGAGGAGCAGGAGACCCTCCTGTCCGCGCTGATGACCGAGGAGGAGACGGCCAAGGCCTGCCTGCAGGACATCGCGCTCATGGACAGATACCAG CTGGACCTGAAGGAGGTGGAGCGGAAGATCGCCCAGCATGCCGCCAAGCTCCTGGGCGTCGACCTCAACCGCACCATCCAGCAGGTCAACCAGGAGAAGCAGGAGACGCAGCACCGCCTGGACACCA TATCTAGCAAAATCGAGCTGAAGAGGAAACTGATCCAGGACCAGCAAGACCAGATCCAGGCCTTGAAGAGCAGCGTGAATGAGGCCAAGTCTGAAATGCTGCTCATCTCCAGCAAcatgcagcaacagcagcagctggagAACCAGTGCGTGGAGTTCACCACGGAGATCCAGACACTCCACCGGGACATCCGG GACGCCAAAGAACAGGTGCAGCCCCTGGCAACGActctggagaagctgcagcaggagaAGCAGGACCTGATTGAGCGCAGGAAGAAGATGATGCAAGAGGGGCAGGAGAAG ATAAATGGCATCAAAGAGAAAGTAAAGAACATCACCCTTCACGAGAAGGAGATTCAGAGCTACATCAGGGATGGGAAAGATGAGTACAAGGAG CAAAAAGAAGCAGAGCTGCAGGAGATCACCACCCAGCTCCATGAGGCCGAGAAGCAACGCGAGAAGATCAATAAGGACATCGGGAACATCAGGCAGGACATCGACACGCAGAAG GTCCAGGAACGCTGGCTCCAGGACAACCTGACATTGAGGAAGCGCATGGAGGAGCTGCTGGAGGTTTCCGAGAAACGCGCGGCACTCGTGAAGGAAATGGGAGACATGAAAGTCCTTCAGCTGCGGAA GGAGCGCAGGGAGGTGGAGCAGCGGCTGGAGGACCTGAAGAAGAACCGCAGCGTGGCGGTGGGGCGCCAGAAGGGCTTCGAGGAGGAGATCCTGCACTTCCGCAAGGAGCTGCGTGAGGATCAGTACGGGCAGGCCGAGGAACGCTTCCGGGACAAAATGATCGTCATGCGAACCACGGAGCTGGCCAACAAAGACCTGGACATCTACTACAAGGCCCTCGACCA AACCATAATGAAGTTCCACAGCATGAAGATGGAGGAGATCAATAAAATCATCCGAGACCTCTGGCGCAGCACTTACCGCGGACAAG ATATTGAGTACATAGAGATCCGCTCTGATGTGGATGAGAACGCCTCAGCCGCTGTAAAGAGGAGGACCTACAATTACCGTGTGGTGATGGTGAAGGGTGATACCGCACTGGACATGAGGGGGCGCTGCAGTGCCGGGCAGAAG GTGCTGGCTTCCCTGATCATCCGCCTCGCCTTAGCAGAGACGTTCTGCCTAAACTGTGGCATCCTGGCTCTAGATGAGCCAACAACCAACCTCGACCGTGAGAACATCGAGTCCCTCGCTCATGCCCTTGTAGA GATTATCAAGAGCCGATCCCGGCAGAGGAATTTCCAGCTGCTCATCATCACCCACGACGAAGACTTTGTGGAGCTTCTAGGCCGCTCCAACTACGTGGAGCATTTCTACAGGATCAAGAAGAACATCGACCAGTGCTCTGAGATCTCAAGGTGCAGTGTCTCTTCGTTGAGCTCCGACTTGCACTGA